One stretch of Arachis duranensis cultivar V14167 chromosome 1, aradu.V14167.gnm2.J7QH, whole genome shotgun sequence DNA includes these proteins:
- the LOC107472214 gene encoding ribulose-phosphate 3-epimerase, chloroplastic, which produces MAATSLCSSTLQSQINGINLSKTSLSQPPSLTFSRRRFSTIVKASSRVDKFSKSDIIVSPSILSANFSKLGEQVKAVELAGCDWIHVDVMDGRFVPNITIGPLVVDALRPVTDLPLDVHLMIVEPEQRVPDFIKAGADIVSIHCEQSSTIHLHRTVNQVKSLGAKAGVVLNPATPLSAIEYVLDVVDLVLIMSVNPGFGGQSFIESQVKKIADLRRLCVEKGVNPWIEVDGGVGPANAYKVIEAGANALVAGSAVFGAKDYAEAIRGIKTSKRPEPVAV; this is translated from the exons ATGGCTGCTACCTCCTTGTGTTCATCAACCCTCCAATCCCAAATCAATGGAATCAATCTTTCTAAAACCTCTCTTTCCCAACCACCTTCCCTCACTTTCTCTAG GAGGAGATTTTCAACCATAGTGAAGGCTTCGTCTCGTGTGGACAAGTTTTCAAAGAGTGACATCATTGTTTCTCCGTCAATTCTTTCTGCCAACTTTTCGAAATTGGGAGAGCAG GTGAAAGCAGTGGAGTTAGCTGGTTGTGATTGGATTCATGTTGATGTAATGGATGGTCGTTTTGTTCCAAACATTACAATTGGACCTCTTGTGGTTGATGCATTACGCCCAGTGACTGATCTTCCTCTGGATGTGCACCTG ATGATTGTAGAACCTGAACAGCGGGTGCCAGATTTTATCAAGGCAGGAGCTGACATAGTCAGTATCCACTGTGAGCAATCTTCCACCATTCATTTACATCGGACAGTTAATCAA GTGAAAAGCCTGGGAGCTAAAGCTGGAGTTGTCCTAAACCCTGCTACCCCACTAAGTGCAATAGAATATGTTCTCGATG TGGTTGATTTGGTCCTAATTATGTCCGTGAACCCTGGCTTTGGTGGCCAGAGTTTTATCGagagccaagtaaagaaaattgCTGATTTGAGAAGATTGTGTGTGGAGAAG GGTGTAAATCCGTGGATTGAAGTGGATGGTGGTGTTGGTCCTGCAAATGCTTACAAG GTGATTGAAGCTGGAGCTAATGCTCTCGTTGCTGGTTCTGCTGTGTTTGGAGCTAAAGATTATGCTGAAG CTATAAGAGGTATCAAAACCAGCAAAAGACCTGAACCAGTTGCTGTGTGA